One Vicinamibacterales bacterium DNA window includes the following coding sequences:
- the nifJ gene encoding pyruvate:ferredoxin (flavodoxin) oxidoreductase — MSNRRTTTVDGNEAAASVAHRLSDVIAIYPITPSSAMGELADEWSNAGRRNVWGNIPDVVEMQSEAGAAGAAHGALQAGALATTFTASQGLLLMIPNMFKIAGELTPFTMHVAARTIATHALSIFGDHSDVMACRTTGFAMLSSASVQEAHDFAAIAHAATLEARVPFLHFFDGFRTSHEVSKIEELTDDDLRALMSAEHVAAHRRRALTPDRPVLRGTAQNPDTFFQAREAANVFYRACPGIVEQLMARFGALTGRRYGLFEYAGHPEAERVVVIMGSGAETAYETVAHLVARGDRVGVVTVHLFRPFSNTAFLRALPRSVRAIAVLDRTKEPGAIGEPLYQDVVTALAEGRADGTAAFDTEPLVVGGRYGLSSKEFTPGMVKAVFDALREPRPKNHFTVGIRDDVTHTSLACDNTFDIEPSDVTTAVFYGLGADGTVGANKNSIKIIGEETALHVQGYFVYDSKKSGATTVSHLRMSPRPIRSPYLISKARFVACHQFEFLERVDVLEHAGDGAVFLLNAPFAADEVWDRLPVEVQEQLIGKRIRLYTIDASQVARQTGMGGRINTVMQTCFFAISGFMPREQAIAHIKHAIEKTYSKRGADVVRRNFAAVDATLAHLHEVPIPSAVTAAHARPRLVPEVAPDFVQRMTSMLMAGKGDLLPVSAFPVDGTWPVGTAKWEKRNLAGEIPVWDQAICIQCNHCVLVCPHAAIRAKVYDDGARAGAPPTFKSVPYKGLEFKGRAYTIQVAPEDCTGCQLCVNVCPAKDRGNPQHKAIDMRAQAPLRDAERDNYAFFLDLPDTERADLPKVDHKLSQFLEPLFEYSGACAGCGETPYIKLLTQLFGDRVLLANATGCSSIYGGNLPTTPFTTNREGRGPAWANSLFEDNAEFGLGLRLGVDSHARAARALVEQMAGAIGERLAHELLGADQSTEAGIRSQRDRVRALRQVLAPLATAEARRLEAMADYLVKKSIWLVGGDGWAYDIGYGGLDHILASQRDMNVLVLDTEVYSNTGGQQSKSTPLGAVAKFAAGGKSMQKKDLGLLANMYGHVYVARVALGAKMSQTVQAFLEAEAYPGPSLIIAYSHCIAHGYDMANGAIQQKLAVDSGVWPLYRFDPRRAAKGEPPMHLDYGPPKPLVAEYMRNESRFRVVERTDPGRFNAFLDDAQEAARRRYALYQQLAAITVPIPAAPMSQRPVSERAE, encoded by the coding sequence ATGTCGAATCGTCGTACGACGACCGTGGACGGCAACGAAGCGGCCGCATCTGTCGCGCACCGCCTGAGCGACGTGATCGCGATCTATCCCATCACCCCGTCGTCGGCGATGGGCGAGCTCGCGGACGAATGGTCGAACGCGGGGCGGCGGAATGTCTGGGGCAACATCCCGGACGTCGTCGAGATGCAGTCCGAGGCCGGCGCCGCCGGTGCGGCGCACGGCGCGCTGCAGGCGGGCGCGCTGGCGACGACGTTCACGGCGTCGCAGGGGCTGCTGCTCATGATCCCCAACATGTTCAAGATCGCGGGGGAGCTGACGCCATTCACGATGCACGTCGCCGCCCGCACCATCGCCACCCACGCGCTGTCCATCTTCGGGGATCACTCCGATGTCATGGCCTGCCGGACCACCGGATTCGCGATGCTGAGCAGCGCCTCGGTGCAGGAGGCGCACGACTTCGCCGCCATCGCGCACGCGGCGACCCTCGAGGCGCGGGTGCCCTTCCTGCACTTCTTCGACGGCTTTCGAACGTCGCACGAAGTATCCAAGATCGAGGAGCTGACCGACGACGACCTGCGGGCGCTGATGTCGGCGGAGCACGTCGCGGCGCATCGCCGGCGGGCGCTGACGCCGGATCGCCCCGTGCTCCGCGGGACGGCGCAGAACCCGGACACGTTCTTCCAGGCCCGCGAAGCGGCCAACGTGTTCTACCGCGCCTGTCCCGGAATCGTCGAGCAATTGATGGCCCGGTTCGGCGCGCTGACGGGCCGCCGTTACGGCCTGTTCGAGTACGCCGGCCATCCAGAGGCCGAGCGGGTCGTCGTGATCATGGGCTCGGGCGCCGAGACCGCATACGAAACTGTCGCGCATCTGGTGGCGCGCGGCGACCGGGTCGGCGTGGTGACGGTGCATCTGTTCCGGCCGTTCTCGAACACGGCATTCCTGCGGGCGCTGCCGCGATCGGTCAGGGCGATCGCCGTGCTGGATCGCACCAAGGAGCCAGGCGCGATCGGCGAGCCGCTGTACCAGGACGTCGTCACCGCGCTGGCGGAGGGGCGCGCCGATGGAACGGCCGCATTCGACACCGAACCGCTCGTCGTCGGCGGGCGTTACGGCCTGTCGTCGAAGGAGTTCACGCCCGGGATGGTGAAGGCGGTTTTCGACGCGCTCAGGGAGCCGCGGCCGAAGAATCATTTCACCGTCGGCATCCGCGACGATGTCACGCATACCTCGCTCGCCTGCGACAACACCTTCGACATCGAGCCGTCCGATGTCACCACTGCCGTGTTCTACGGCCTCGGCGCCGACGGCACGGTCGGCGCCAACAAGAACTCGATCAAGATCATCGGCGAAGAAACCGCCCTCCACGTGCAGGGCTATTTCGTCTACGACTCGAAGAAGTCCGGAGCGACGACGGTTTCACACCTCAGGATGAGCCCTCGTCCGATCCGTTCTCCCTACCTGATCTCCAAGGCGCGGTTCGTCGCCTGTCATCAATTCGAGTTCCTGGAGCGGGTCGACGTCCTGGAGCACGCCGGCGACGGAGCGGTGTTCCTGCTGAATGCGCCCTTCGCGGCGGACGAGGTCTGGGATCGCCTGCCGGTCGAAGTGCAGGAGCAGTTGATCGGCAAGCGCATCCGCCTGTACACCATCGATGCCTCGCAGGTGGCGCGGCAGACCGGGATGGGCGGCAGGATCAACACGGTGATGCAGACCTGCTTCTTCGCGATCTCCGGCTTCATGCCGCGCGAGCAGGCCATCGCCCACATCAAGCACGCGATCGAGAAGACCTACAGCAAGCGCGGCGCGGACGTCGTCAGGCGCAACTTCGCGGCCGTCGACGCGACGCTCGCGCACCTGCACGAGGTGCCGATCCCATCTGCCGTCACCGCCGCGCACGCCCGTCCGCGGCTGGTGCCGGAGGTCGCGCCGGACTTCGTGCAGCGCATGACGTCGATGCTCATGGCGGGGAAGGGGGACCTGCTGCCGGTGAGCGCATTTCCGGTGGACGGCACGTGGCCGGTCGGCACCGCGAAATGGGAGAAGCGGAATCTCGCAGGGGAGATTCCGGTGTGGGACCAGGCGATCTGCATTCAGTGCAATCACTGCGTGCTGGTCTGTCCGCACGCCGCCATCCGGGCCAAAGTGTACGACGACGGGGCACGGGCGGGCGCGCCGCCGACGTTCAAGTCGGTCCCGTACAAGGGCCTCGAGTTCAAGGGGCGCGCCTACACGATTCAAGTCGCGCCCGAGGACTGCACCGGCTGCCAGTTGTGCGTCAACGTCTGCCCGGCCAAGGACCGCGGCAACCCGCAGCACAAAGCGATCGACATGCGCGCGCAGGCGCCGCTTCGTGACGCGGAGCGCGACAACTATGCGTTCTTCCTCGACCTGCCCGACACCGAGCGCGCCGACCTGCCGAAAGTGGATCACAAACTGTCGCAGTTCCTGGAGCCGCTGTTCGAGTACTCAGGCGCGTGCGCCGGCTGCGGGGAAACGCCGTACATCAAGCTGCTCACACAGTTGTTCGGCGACAGGGTCCTGCTGGCGAACGCGACCGGCTGCTCCTCAATCTACGGCGGAAACCTGCCGACCACCCCCTTCACCACCAACCGTGAGGGGCGCGGACCGGCATGGGCCAACTCGCTGTTCGAGGACAATGCGGAGTTCGGACTGGGCCTGCGGCTCGGCGTGGACAGTCACGCCCGCGCCGCGAGGGCGCTGGTCGAGCAGATGGCGGGAGCGATCGGCGAGCGCCTGGCGCACGAACTGCTTGGCGCCGACCAGTCCACGGAAGCCGGTATCCGGTCGCAGCGGGATCGGGTGCGCGCGCTGCGACAGGTGCTCGCGCCGCTCGCCACGGCGGAGGCGCGGCGGCTCGAGGCAATGGCCGATTACCTGGTGAAGAAGAGCATCTGGCTGGTGGGCGGCGACGGGTGGGCGTACGACATCGGATACGGCGGCCTCGACCACATCCTGGCCAGCCAGCGCGACATGAACGTGCTCGTGCTCGACACGGAGGTGTACTCGAACACCGGCGGCCAGCAGTCGAAGTCGACGCCGCTCGGCGCCGTCGCCAAGTTCGCGGCCGGCGGGAAATCGATGCAAAAGAAGGACCTCGGCCTGCTCGCCAACATGTACGGCCACGTCTACGTGGCGCGGGTGGCGCTGGGCGCGAAAATGAGCCAGACCGTGCAGGCGTTCCTCGAAGCGGAAGCGTACCCCGGCCCGTCGCTCATCATCGCCTACAGCCACTGCATCGCCCACGGCTACGACATGGCCAACGGCGCGATCCAGCAGAAGCTCGCGGTCGACTCGGGAGTGTGGCCGCTGTACCGCTTCGACCCGCGGCGCGCCGCCAAGGGGGAGCCGCCGATGCACCTCGATTACGGACCGCCGAAACCGCTCGTCGCCGAGTACATGCGCAACGAATCGCGGTTCCGCGTGGTGGAGCGCACCGATCCCGGACGCTTCAACGCGTTCCTCGACGACGCGCAGGAGGCCGCGCGCCGGCGCTACGCGCTGTATCAGCAACTGGCGGCCATCACCGTGCCGATTCCCGCCGCGCCGATGTCGCAGCGTCCGGTGTCGGAGCGCGCTGAATGA
- a CDS encoding ankyrin repeat domain-containing protein, with amino-acid sequence MNCWRCSRVAAAVLLACASPAAVGARVPAADTRSAETALADAAEAKDWARVAALLEQRVSVAAPQPDGMTALHWAVYHDDRRTVDRLLRAGARVNAASRYGVTPLSLACTNGSGAIVDALIKAGADPNAALPGGETPLMTAARTGSAGAVKALLANGARVDAADERRGQTALMWAAAEGHAAIVEDLIEAGADVKRRVPSGFTPLFFAAREGRLEAARALLAAGADVNDAIPAGRRRGYGGRLPPAGATPLLIAVTNAHYELASFLLDSGANPNADLPGYTVLHAITAVRKPGVGDNDPPPDGSGAMSSIEFVKTLIARGANVNARMTKKANLNNTRSNEIGATPFWLASLTADVELMQTLAALGADTTLTNVENSTALMACAGLGTRSPGEDAGTEPEVLQAVQLLLDLGADINAVDKNGETAMHAAAYKNLPKVVKLLAAKGARIAVWNKDDKFGWTPLAIAVGYRFGNFKPSPETEAAIREVMIAAGVTPPKVIVARTQQIY; translated from the coding sequence ATGAACTGCTGGCGTTGTAGTCGAGTCGCCGCCGCCGTCCTGTTGGCGTGTGCGAGCCCGGCTGCGGTGGGGGCGCGCGTCCCGGCCGCCGACACGCGCAGCGCGGAAACGGCCCTGGCCGATGCCGCCGAGGCAAAGGACTGGGCGCGGGTTGCGGCGCTGCTCGAACAGCGCGTCAGCGTCGCGGCACCCCAGCCCGACGGCATGACGGCGCTGCACTGGGCCGTCTATCACGACGATCGCCGCACGGTGGACCGGCTGCTTCGCGCCGGCGCCAGGGTGAACGCGGCGAGCCGGTACGGCGTGACGCCGCTCTCGCTCGCCTGCACGAACGGCAGCGGCGCGATCGTGGACGCGCTGATCAAGGCCGGCGCCGACCCGAATGCCGCGCTGCCTGGCGGCGAGACGCCGCTGATGACGGCGGCGAGGACCGGGTCCGCCGGCGCCGTGAAGGCGCTGCTCGCCAACGGCGCGCGCGTCGACGCGGCAGACGAACGCCGCGGCCAGACGGCACTGATGTGGGCGGCCGCCGAAGGGCATGCCGCGATCGTCGAGGACTTGATTGAAGCGGGCGCCGACGTGAAGCGGCGCGTCCCGTCCGGGTTCACGCCGCTGTTCTTCGCCGCCCGCGAAGGGCGCCTCGAGGCCGCGCGCGCGCTCCTCGCCGCCGGCGCCGACGTGAACGACGCGATCCCCGCAGGGCGCCGGCGCGGGTACGGCGGCCGCCTGCCGCCGGCGGGAGCGACGCCGCTGCTGATTGCCGTGACCAACGCGCACTACGAGCTCGCGTCGTTCCTGCTCGACTCGGGCGCCAATCCCAATGCGGATCTGCCCGGGTACACCGTCCTGCACGCGATCACCGCCGTGCGCAAGCCCGGCGTCGGCGACAACGATCCGCCGCCGGACGGCTCGGGCGCGATGAGCAGCATCGAATTCGTGAAGACGCTGATCGCGCGCGGCGCCAACGTGAACGCGCGAATGACGAAGAAGGCGAATCTGAACAACACGCGGTCCAACGAGATCGGCGCGACGCCGTTCTGGCTCGCGTCGCTCACCGCCGATGTCGAGTTGATGCAGACGCTCGCCGCGCTCGGCGCCGACACGACGCTGACCAACGTGGAGAACAGCACGGCGCTGATGGCCTGTGCCGGGCTCGGCACGCGGTCTCCCGGCGAGGACGCCGGCACCGAGCCGGAGGTGCTCCAGGCCGTGCAGCTGCTCCTCGATCTCGGCGCCGACATCAACGCCGTGGACAAGAACGGCGAGACCGCGATGCACGCCGCGGCCTACAAGAACCTGCCGAAGGTCGTCAAGCTCCTGGCCGCGAAGGGGGCCAGGATTGCCGTCTGGAACAAGGATGACAAGTTCGGCTGGACGCCGCTCGCGATTGCGGTGGGCTACCGGTTCGGCAACTTCAAGCCGTCGCCGGAGACCGAAGCGGCGATTCGCGAGGTGATGATCGCGGCCGGCGTGACGCCGCCGAAGGTGATTGTCGCCAGGACCCAGCAGATCTACTGA
- a CDS encoding DUF1552 domain-containing protein: MIIPKPALPRRTFLRGMGAALALPLLDAMVPSRWTTTALAKSAAGPVRRLGFVYMPMGCDLPRWTPPGATLADLSPTLQSLRPFVDQLTVLSNMELKNAYPGTHATSNAAFLSAAKAKWTESTDYYLGTTVDQIAAKQLGEQTLLPSLELSMDLIQMVGQCDNGYACVYQNNLSWSSPTTPLPAEAHPRVVFERLFGDGGSPADRRAALRRRASLLDWVRDDISRLQTTLGAEDRARVGEYLQTVREVERRIQKAEAATPDDQLPDLDRPVGVPASYADHARLMFDLQVLAMQADVTRVITFQLARETSNRTYPEIGVPDPHHPLTHHGNDPDKVARMAKINAFHVSLFAYYLDKLKSTRDGDGTLLDHSLILYGSGMGDPNIHDHINLPTIVAGGAGGRFKGGRHIKYAEPTPLANLHLTLLDRVGVRMDAFADSKGKLDELLAL, translated from the coding sequence ATGATCATCCCGAAGCCAGCGCTGCCCCGCCGCACGTTCCTTCGCGGCATGGGGGCCGCCCTTGCCCTGCCGCTGCTCGACGCTATGGTGCCGTCCCGGTGGACGACGACGGCGCTGGCGAAGAGCGCCGCCGGTCCGGTCCGCCGCCTCGGCTTCGTCTACATGCCGATGGGCTGCGATCTGCCGCGCTGGACGCCGCCGGGCGCGACGCTCGCCGACCTGTCGCCCACGCTGCAGTCGCTGCGGCCGTTCGTCGATCAGCTCACCGTCCTGTCGAACATGGAGCTGAAGAACGCCTACCCCGGCACGCACGCCACCTCGAACGCGGCGTTCCTCAGCGCCGCGAAGGCGAAGTGGACCGAGAGCACCGACTACTACCTGGGGACGACCGTCGACCAGATCGCGGCGAAACAGCTCGGCGAGCAGACGCTGCTGCCGTCGCTGGAGCTGTCGATGGATCTGATCCAGATGGTCGGCCAGTGCGACAACGGCTACGCCTGCGTGTATCAGAACAATCTGTCCTGGTCGTCGCCGACGACGCCGCTGCCGGCGGAGGCGCATCCGCGCGTGGTCTTCGAACGGCTGTTCGGCGACGGCGGATCGCCCGCCGATCGGCGCGCCGCGCTGCGCCGGCGCGCCAGCCTGCTCGACTGGGTCCGCGACGACATCTCGCGGCTGCAGACCACGCTCGGCGCGGAGGATCGCGCGCGCGTCGGCGAGTACCTGCAGACCGTTCGCGAAGTGGAGCGCCGCATCCAGAAGGCGGAGGCAGCCACGCCCGACGACCAGCTGCCGGATCTCGATCGTCCCGTCGGCGTCCCGGCGTCATATGCGGATCACGCCAGGCTGATGTTCGACCTGCAGGTGCTGGCGATGCAGGCCGACGTGACGCGCGTGATCACGTTCCAGCTCGCGCGGGAAACGAGCAACCGCACCTATCCGGAGATCGGCGTGCCCGATCCGCACCATCCGCTGACCCACCACGGCAACGATCCGGACAAGGTCGCGCGGATGGCGAAGATCAACGCCTTCCACGTCTCGCTGTTCGCCTACTATCTCGACAAGCTGAAATCGACGCGCGACGGCGACGGCACGCTGCTCGATCATTCGCTGATTCTCTACGGCAGCGGGATGGGCGATCCCAACATCCACGACCACATCAACCTGCCGACGATCGTCGCCGGCGGCGCGGGCGGCCGGTTCAAGGGCGGGCGCCACATCAAGTATGCGGAGCCGACGCCCCTCGCCAACCTGCACCTGACGCTCCTCGACCGCGTCGGCGTGCGGATGGACGCCTTTGCCGACAGCAAGGGAAAGCTCGATGAACTGCTGGCGTTGTAG
- a CDS encoding DUF1592 domain-containing protein — translation MAPRGRARLAVLAGVVVLTAAVNLRPGLHARRPPHVDLVETYCLSCHDTDKKKGDLALDAVMTGTIADHPEVWEKVVRKLRARQMPPIGKDRPTEAAYDAVVASLETALDAAAKARPDPGRPATIRRLTRTEYQNAIRDLLAVDIDAAALLPADESSYGFDNVTVGTLTPTLLDRYLSAAEKIGRLAVGRAGRSPGGETIRIPAELTQEEHIEGLPIGTRGGALINYTFPLDGEYEIQVRLMRDRDEHVEGLSEAHDLEVLVDRQRVQLFTVSPPQRQPGLPETEQPSHESVDRHLTVRLAVTAGPHAVGVAFPKKPSVLLETPRQPYQTHFNFYRHPRVQPAIYSVSILGPFTAKGPGETPSRRRIFVSRSPEQIFGALMRRAYRRPVTSADLRGPMTLYRSARGDGDGDGDFEAGIEAGLAAILVSPEFLFRVERDPAGIPANTPYRIPDLELASRLSFFLWSSIPDEALLRAAARGTLHQPAVLETQVRRMLADPRSRALVTNFAAQWLHLVNLESVTPDMRLFPDFDNNLKQAFRRETELFFESVLREDRSALDLLTARYTFLNQRLARHYGIPHVYGSRFRRVALPADTWRGGLLRHGSLLTVTSYATRTSPVLRGKFVLDTLLGVPPPPPLPDVPALKDNTVDGRLSVRERIAEHRRNAQCAPCHNLMDPIGLALERFDAVGRRRAAEAGSPIDVAGSLPDGTRFTDVDGLEAALVRRPELFVGTLAEKLHTYALGRGVEYYDAPAIRSIVRAARAQNYRMSSIVLGVVKSPSFQMRKSR, via the coding sequence CCGACCATCCGGAGGTGTGGGAGAAGGTCGTGCGCAAGCTGCGCGCGAGGCAGATGCCGCCGATCGGGAAGGATCGCCCGACCGAAGCGGCGTATGACGCGGTCGTCGCGTCGCTCGAGACCGCCCTCGACGCCGCCGCGAAGGCGCGGCCGGATCCCGGCCGGCCGGCGACGATCCGCCGGCTGACGCGGACGGAGTACCAGAACGCGATCCGCGACCTGCTCGCCGTCGACATCGACGCGGCGGCGTTGCTGCCGGCCGACGAATCCAGCTATGGATTCGACAACGTCACCGTCGGCACGCTCACGCCGACCCTGCTCGATCGCTACCTGTCGGCGGCGGAGAAGATCGGCCGGCTCGCCGTGGGGCGCGCCGGACGCTCCCCTGGCGGCGAGACGATACGGATCCCGGCGGAGCTGACGCAGGAAGAACACATCGAGGGGCTGCCGATCGGCACCCGCGGCGGCGCGCTGATCAACTACACCTTTCCGCTCGACGGTGAGTACGAGATCCAGGTCCGGTTGATGCGGGATCGCGACGAACACGTCGAGGGGCTCAGCGAAGCACACGACCTCGAAGTGCTGGTCGATCGCCAGCGCGTGCAGCTCTTCACGGTCAGCCCGCCGCAGCGGCAGCCCGGCCTGCCCGAGACCGAGCAGCCGTCGCATGAGAGCGTCGACCGCCACCTCACGGTTCGCCTTGCGGTGACCGCCGGTCCGCATGCGGTTGGCGTCGCGTTCCCGAAGAAGCCGTCGGTCCTGCTGGAAACACCGCGGCAGCCGTACCAGACGCATTTCAATTTCTATCGGCATCCGCGCGTGCAGCCGGCGATCTACTCGGTCTCGATTCTCGGGCCGTTCACCGCGAAGGGCCCGGGTGAGACCCCCAGCCGCCGCCGCATCTTCGTTTCCCGGTCGCCGGAGCAGATCTTCGGCGCGCTGATGCGCCGAGCGTATCGCCGGCCGGTGACCAGCGCGGACCTGCGCGGCCCGATGACGCTGTATCGGAGCGCGCGCGGCGACGGCGACGGCGACGGCGACTTCGAGGCGGGCATCGAAGCGGGTCTCGCCGCCATCCTGGTCAGCCCGGAGTTCCTGTTCCGCGTCGAGCGCGATCCCGCCGGCATCCCGGCCAATACGCCGTACCGGATTCCGGATCTCGAGCTGGCATCGCGGCTGTCGTTCTTCTTGTGGAGCAGCATTCCCGACGAGGCGCTGCTGCGTGCGGCCGCCCGCGGCACGCTGCACCAGCCCGCGGTGCTGGAGACGCAGGTCCGGCGTATGCTCGCGGACCCGCGATCGCGCGCCCTGGTGACCAACTTCGCGGCGCAGTGGCTGCACCTGGTGAACCTCGAGTCGGTCACGCCGGACATGCGGCTCTTCCCGGATTTCGACAACAACCTGAAGCAGGCGTTCCGGCGCGAGACGGAGCTGTTCTTCGAGAGCGTCCTGCGCGAAGATCGCAGCGCTCTGGATCTCCTGACTGCCAGGTACACGTTCCTGAACCAGCGGCTGGCCAGGCACTATGGCATCCCGCACGTGTATGGCAGCCGCTTCCGCCGGGTCGCGCTGCCGGCCGACACCTGGCGCGGCGGCCTGCTGCGCCACGGCAGCCTGCTGACGGTGACCTCCTACGCGACGCGCACGTCGCCGGTGCTGCGCGGCAAGTTCGTGCTCGACACGCTGCTCGGCGTGCCGCCTCCACCGCCGCTGCCCGACGTGCCGGCGCTGAAGGACAACACCGTCGACGGGCGCCTGTCGGTCCGCGAGCGGATCGCCGAACACCGGCGCAACGCGCAGTGCGCCCCCTGCCACAACCTGATGGATCCGATCGGCCTCGCGCTCGAGCGCTTCGATGCGGTCGGACGGCGCCGCGCCGCGGAAGCAGGATCGCCGATCGACGTCGCCGGCAGCCTTCCCGACGGCACCAGGTTCACTGACGTGGACGGCCTCGAGGCGGCGCTCGTCCGCCGGCCGGAGCTCTTCGTCGGCACGCTCGCCGAGAAGCTCCACACTTACGCGCTCGGGCGGGGCGTCGAATACTACGACGCCCCGGCGATTCGGTCGATCGTCCGCGCCGCGCGCGCGCAGAATTACCGGATGTCGTCGATCGTCCTCGGCGTCGTGAAGAGCCCGTCTTTCCAGATGAGGAAGTCCAGATGA